One stretch of Petroclostridium xylanilyticum DNA includes these proteins:
- the xylA gene encoding xylose isomerase produces the protein MREFFKDIPKIQYEGKDSKNPLAFKYYNPDEVVGDKTMKEHLRFSMAFWHTFTGTGSDPFGTGTMLRPWENTSNAMELAKARVRAAFEFNEKLGMPFFCFHDRDIAPEGNTLAETNKNLDEIVSLIKELMQQSNIKLLWGTANLFSNPRFVHGAATSCNANVFAYAAAQVKKAMEVTKELGGENYVFWGGREGYETLLNTDMGLELDNLARFFHMAVDYAKEIGFTGQFLIEPKPKEPTKHQYDFDVATVLGFLRKYGLDKYFKMNIEANHATLAGHTFQHELHFARINGVLGSVDANQGDMLLGWDTDQFPTDIYTTTLAMYEILKNGGLHSGGLNFDSKVRRASFEPVDLFYAHIAGMDAFARGLKVAYKLLESKELENFVAERYSSYREGIGKDIVEGKVGFKELEKYALENSQIKNTSGRQEMLETILNQYILEV, from the coding sequence ATGCGCGAATTTTTTAAGGACATTCCAAAAATCCAGTATGAAGGAAAAGACTCTAAAAACCCGCTGGCTTTCAAGTACTACAACCCCGATGAAGTAGTCGGTGATAAAACCATGAAGGAACATTTACGTTTCTCCATGGCCTTCTGGCACACTTTTACCGGTACTGGATCCGATCCATTTGGAACAGGAACCATGTTGCGCCCCTGGGAAAATACATCTAACGCTATGGAATTAGCTAAAGCCAGGGTAAGGGCTGCTTTTGAATTTAATGAAAAGTTAGGTATGCCCTTCTTCTGTTTCCATGACAGAGATATTGCCCCGGAAGGAAACACATTGGCAGAGACCAATAAAAATCTGGATGAAATTGTTTCATTAATAAAAGAGCTGATGCAGCAAAGCAATATAAAATTGCTGTGGGGCACAGCAAATCTATTCTCCAATCCTAGATTTGTACATGGTGCAGCTACATCATGTAATGCTAATGTTTTTGCCTATGCCGCAGCGCAGGTAAAGAAAGCAATGGAAGTAACCAAAGAATTAGGTGGAGAAAACTACGTATTCTGGGGAGGCCGTGAAGGCTATGAAACTCTTCTGAATACTGACATGGGTCTGGAATTGGACAACCTTGCCCGTTTCTTCCACATGGCGGTAGATTACGCAAAGGAAATCGGATTTACCGGTCAATTTTTAATTGAACCCAAGCCAAAGGAACCCACCAAACATCAGTATGATTTTGATGTTGCTACTGTTTTAGGTTTCTTAAGAAAATATGGTTTAGATAAATACTTCAAGATGAATATTGAGGCAAACCACGCAACTCTTGCCGGACACACCTTCCAGCACGAGCTGCATTTTGCAAGAATTAACGGTGTGTTGGGCAGTGTTGATGCCAACCAGGGAGATATGCTGTTAGGATGGGATACTGACCAATTCCCTACCGATATATATACTACAACCCTTGCGATGTATGAAATATTAAAGAACGGCGGACTGCATTCCGGCGGCCTGAACTTTGACTCTAAGGTAAGAAGAGCTTCTTTTGAGCCTGTAGATTTGTTCTACGCCCATATCGCCGGTATGGACGCATTCGCCCGGGGGCTGAAAGTTGCTTACAAACTACTTGAAAGCAAGGAACTCGAAAACTTTGTTGCAGAAAGATACAGCAGCTACAGGGAAGGCATCGGTAAAGATATCGTAGAAGGTAAAGTAGGCTTTAAAGAATTAGAAAAATATGCATTAGAAAATAGCCAGATCAAAAATACCTCCGGCAGACAGGAAATGTTAGAAACTATCTTGAATCAATATATTCTTGAGGTGTAA
- a CDS encoding UxaA family hydrolase, which produces MIKSDKLIKIHEKDNVAVALEDIKQGEVVVLGDFQITAKEDIDKGHKIAFQDISEGENIIKYGFPIGHATQAIAAGEYIHTHNIKTNLKGLLEYSYTPELNQDNTHFNNSFMGYVRENGDVGVRNEIWIVNTVGCVNKTAELLSREANKVFAGKTDGIFSFPHPFGCSQLGDDHLTTQKILADMVKHPNAAGVLVLGLGCENNNIPEFKKVLGEYNDKRVKFLVTQEVEDEIETGLKLIGELVEYAQTFKRQECPTSKLIVGLKCGGSDGFSGITGNPLVGAFSDLLIRHGGTTILTEVPEMFGAETILMNRCINKEIFNKTVDLINNFKEYFIKHNQEIYENPSPGNKKGGISTLEEKSLGCTQKGGTANVVDVLDYGEKVSIPGLNLLKGPGNDIIACTALMAAGAHIILFTTGRGTPLGAPVPTIKIATNSDLFKRKSNWMDYNAGQLLEGKDMNTVKKDFFNFVLKVASGEIKTRNEENGYREISIFKDGVIL; this is translated from the coding sequence ATGATTAAAAGCGATAAATTAATCAAAATTCACGAAAAGGACAATGTCGCTGTTGCACTGGAGGATATTAAACAAGGGGAAGTTGTTGTTTTAGGTGATTTCCAGATTACAGCTAAAGAAGATATTGACAAAGGACATAAAATTGCCTTCCAGGATATTTCCGAAGGTGAGAATATTATAAAATACGGGTTCCCTATTGGCCACGCTACCCAGGCCATTGCTGCCGGAGAATATATTCACACACATAATATAAAAACCAATTTAAAGGGTTTGCTGGAGTACTCCTATACTCCTGAACTAAATCAGGATAATACTCATTTCAATAACAGTTTCATGGGATATGTGAGAGAAAATGGCGATGTCGGCGTTAGAAATGAAATATGGATAGTAAATACAGTAGGATGTGTAAATAAGACTGCTGAATTGCTGTCAAGGGAAGCAAACAAAGTATTTGCCGGCAAAACGGATGGTATATTCTCTTTTCCACACCCTTTCGGGTGTTCCCAGTTGGGCGATGACCATTTAACTACCCAAAAGATCCTGGCAGATATGGTAAAACACCCTAATGCTGCAGGAGTGCTGGTGCTGGGTTTAGGATGCGAGAATAATAATATTCCTGAATTTAAAAAGGTACTGGGTGAATATAATGACAAAAGAGTTAAATTTCTTGTAACCCAGGAAGTAGAAGATGAAATTGAAACAGGTTTAAAGCTTATCGGAGAACTGGTAGAATACGCCCAGACCTTTAAGCGGCAGGAATGCCCTACTTCCAAACTTATAGTGGGTCTTAAATGCGGCGGCTCAGATGGCTTTTCAGGAATTACCGGCAATCCCCTGGTAGGGGCATTTTCCGATTTGTTAATTCGACACGGCGGAACCACCATCTTAACCGAAGTGCCGGAAATGTTTGGCGCAGAAACCATCCTGATGAATAGGTGCATCAATAAAGAAATCTTTAACAAGACAGTAGACCTTATCAATAATTTTAAAGAATATTTTATTAAGCATAACCAGGAGATTTACGAAAATCCTTCTCCAGGCAATAAAAAAGGCGGTATCTCTACACTTGAGGAAAAATCTCTGGGTTGTACCCAAAAGGGCGGTACAGCAAATGTTGTAGATGTATTGGACTATGGTGAAAAAGTATCTATTCCCGGATTAAATCTCTTAAAAGGGCCGGGAAATGACATTATTGCATGTACCGCACTCATGGCAGCCGGAGCCCATATAATTCTCTTTACCACCGGAAGAGGAACTCCTTTGGGAGCTCCCGTACCAACCATCAAGATTGCGACCAATTCTGACCTCTTTAAACGAAAAAGCAATTGGATGGATTATAATGCCGGCCAGCTTCTGGAAGGCAAGGATATGAATACGGTTAAGAAAGACTTTTTTAACTTTGTTTTAAAAGTAGCTTCGGGCGAGATTAAGACAAGAAATGAAGAAAACGGTTATAGAGAAATATCTATTTTTAAAGATGGCGTAATATTGTAA
- a CDS encoding tagaturonate reductase — protein sequence MEKLNNQLLKSAFNFPEDLKVSPNENLPEKVLQFGEGNFLRGFVDWMFHQLNKNNLFNGKVAVVQPIQHGLVDMLNRQDGLYTLFLRGIQNGKVVEDKEIISSISRGINPYTQFEEYLKCAENPELRVIISNTTEAGIAYNADDKFDDKPPASFPAKLTVFLYKRFKAFNGDIAKGLIIIPCELIDRNGDNLKKIVIQLSNEWNLGNEFINWLEDANYFLNTLVDRIVTGYPRDEVQKLTEELGYQDDLLDTAEIFHLWVIEGDKKLAEELPFTKVGLNVIWTADMTPYRTRKVRILNGAHTMTVLPAYLYGKDTVKECMDDEVISKYMNKGIFEEIIPTLDLPKSELEEFAAAVSERFANPFIKHYLLSISLNSTSKFKTRVLPSILEYVNRKGELPKVLTFSLAALLAFYKGTEIRDNALIGSRPGNEYKISDDMPVLEMFKTLWSEFDGSKEGTKKLVKAVLAKTDMWGTDLDNIQGFTAAVTNYLYSILTKGIKEAIKEVISEGDL from the coding sequence ATGGAAAAGTTAAATAATCAACTGTTAAAAAGTGCTTTTAATTTTCCTGAGGATTTAAAGGTTAGTCCTAATGAAAATTTGCCGGAAAAAGTTTTACAATTTGGTGAAGGCAACTTTTTAAGGGGTTTTGTTGATTGGATGTTTCATCAACTTAATAAAAATAATTTATTTAATGGAAAAGTAGCCGTTGTACAGCCTATTCAGCATGGCTTGGTTGATATGCTTAACCGGCAGGACGGCCTTTACACATTATTCTTAAGAGGCATTCAAAATGGAAAGGTTGTAGAAGACAAGGAAATCATATCTTCTATTAGCAGAGGAATTAATCCTTATACGCAATTTGAAGAATATTTAAAATGTGCAGAAAATCCTGAATTAAGAGTCATTATTTCCAATACAACTGAAGCAGGAATTGCATATAATGCCGATGATAAATTTGACGATAAGCCACCTGCCTCTTTCCCGGCTAAATTGACCGTATTTCTATATAAGAGATTTAAAGCTTTTAATGGCGACATCGCTAAAGGGTTAATCATTATTCCTTGTGAATTAATAGACCGAAACGGGGATAATCTAAAGAAAATCGTAATTCAATTATCAAATGAATGGAATTTAGGAAATGAATTCATTAACTGGCTGGAAGATGCAAACTATTTTTTAAATACTTTAGTAGATAGAATTGTAACCGGATATCCGAGAGATGAGGTTCAAAAACTAACAGAAGAATTGGGATACCAGGATGATCTTCTGGACACTGCCGAGATTTTCCACTTGTGGGTTATCGAAGGTGATAAAAAATTAGCAGAAGAGCTTCCATTTACAAAAGTCGGCCTAAATGTAATATGGACTGCTGACATGACTCCATACAGGACAAGAAAAGTGCGAATTCTTAATGGAGCACATACCATGACAGTTTTGCCTGCTTATCTTTATGGTAAAGATACTGTTAAAGAATGTATGGATGACGAAGTTATCAGCAAATATATGAACAAAGGAATTTTTGAAGAAATTATTCCTACTTTGGATTTGCCAAAAAGTGAACTTGAAGAATTTGCAGCTGCTGTTTCTGAAAGATTTGCAAATCCTTTTATCAAGCACTACCTATTAAGTATATCATTGAACTCAACTTCAAAATTTAAAACAAGAGTGCTTCCTTCAATATTGGAATATGTGAACAGAAAAGGCGAATTACCAAAGGTTCTCACCTTCTCATTAGCTGCACTTTTAGCTTTCTATAAAGGGACTGAAATAAGGGATAACGCATTAATTGGCAGCCGGCCGGGAAATGAATATAAAATCAGCGATGATATGCCTGTTCTTGAAATGTTTAAAACCCTCTGGTCTGAATTTGACGGCAGTAAAGAAGGTACTAAAAAATTAGTAAAAGCCGTTCTCGCTAAAACAGACATGTGGGGAACTGATTTGGACAATATTCAAGGATTTACCGCTGCGGTAACCAACTATTTATATAGCATCCTGACGAAAGGGATAAAGGAAGCGATAAAGGAAGTAATTAGTGAGGGAGATTTATGA
- a CDS encoding LacI family DNA-binding transcriptional regulator codes for MNIYDIAREAGVSIATVSRVLNNSPQVSQKTKEKVNQILERYDYTPNAIARGLVVKSMKTVGVLTIDIRDFYYANVAYTIEQEFSKLGYNVILCNTGGDSQEKIKYMRMLSEKKVDGLILVGSVFRDKNIDKAISQIAKSLPIVMVNGFLEADNIYSIICDDSYGISMCVDYLCKKGYKEIIYLQDAQTYSAQSKMEGFKIGMAKNQLELKPSSILRIERGIRGGYQAVEQLITSQQKFSAIIAGEDITAVGAIKKLQEIHKNIPSDVAVIGFNNSVIAQCCTPELTSVDNKMETMGTGAVRILNDVFEGRNVPFKTVIMPDLVIRNST; via the coding sequence ATGAACATTTACGACATAGCACGTGAAGCAGGTGTATCTATAGCTACTGTTTCAAGAGTACTTAATAACAGTCCCCAGGTAAGTCAGAAAACCAAGGAGAAAGTGAATCAAATTTTAGAAAGATATGATTACACACCAAACGCTATTGCCCGGGGGCTTGTAGTTAAGTCAATGAAAACTGTTGGCGTCCTCACTATTGATATTCGTGACTTCTACTACGCAAATGTAGCCTATACTATTGAACAGGAATTTAGCAAATTAGGTTATAATGTCATCCTTTGCAACACCGGTGGAGATAGTCAGGAAAAAATCAAGTATATGAGGATGCTTTCTGAAAAAAAGGTAGACGGCCTTATTTTGGTTGGGTCGGTCTTTAGAGACAAAAATATTGATAAGGCTATATCTCAGATTGCTAAAAGTTTGCCTATTGTAATGGTAAACGGATTTCTTGAAGCGGATAATATCTATTCTATTATTTGTGATGACAGTTATGGCATTTCCATGTGTGTAGATTATTTATGCAAAAAGGGATACAAAGAAATTATATATCTGCAAGATGCTCAAACTTATAGTGCACAATCTAAGATGGAAGGATTTAAAATTGGAATGGCTAAAAACCAATTAGAACTTAAACCTTCCTCTATTCTTAGAATCGAAAGAGGAATACGCGGCGGGTATCAGGCTGTTGAACAACTTATAACTTCCCAGCAAAAGTTTTCCGCCATCATTGCCGGAGAAGATATTACCGCTGTAGGTGCTATCAAAAAATTACAGGAGATTCATAAAAACATCCCATCCGATGTTGCCGTAATTGGTTTCAATAATTCTGTCATTGCACAATGCTGCACGCCGGAACTTACTTCGGTGGATAATAAAATGGAAACCATGGGGACAGGAGCAGTCAGGATATTAAACGATGTTTTTGAAGGTAGAAATGTGCCATTTAAAACAGTCATTATGCCGGATCTGGTAATCAGGAACAGCACGTAA
- a CDS encoding glucuronate isomerase has protein sequence MVIRNTYELRKAVDKAVDNVQVTDIHTHLFTTDFGDLLLWGVDELVTYHYLIAETMRWVDISYDEYWAMSKQEQADLIWDTLFIKNSPYSEACRGVLTVLEKLGLDIASRDLNAFREYFKNMTVEQYIDKVLEVAGVKNLVMTNDPFEDSERKTWLGNYKGDERFKAALRIDPLLNAWDINYKRLKEWGYDVYQELTESTLKEIRRFLNDWIDRMNPVYMAASLPPAFVVPEDSARSRIVEECIIPVSRERNVPFAMMIGVKKLTNPYLRVAGDSVGKSDISTVEYLCAKYPKNKFLVTMLARENQHELCVAARKFRNLLVFGCWWFLNNPSLIEEMTRMRFELLGPSVIPQHSDARVLDQLIYKWSHSRKIIADVLFDKYSDILATGWIIKEDEIIRDVEKIFGGNFWSFLERQF, from the coding sequence ATGGTAATTAGAAACACTTATGAATTAAGGAAAGCAGTGGATAAGGCAGTTGATAATGTTCAAGTTACTGATATACATACCCATTTGTTTACTACGGATTTTGGTGATTTATTATTATGGGGTGTAGATGAACTGGTAACTTATCATTATCTTATTGCAGAAACAATGCGTTGGGTGGATATTTCTTATGACGAGTATTGGGCGATGTCCAAACAGGAACAGGCTGATTTGATTTGGGATACATTATTTATAAAGAATTCTCCATATAGTGAGGCCTGCAGAGGTGTGCTTACTGTATTGGAAAAGTTGGGATTAGATATTGCAAGCCGTGATTTAAATGCTTTTAGAGAATATTTTAAAAATATGACTGTAGAACAATATATTGATAAGGTTCTTGAAGTTGCAGGCGTAAAAAACCTTGTGATGACCAATGACCCTTTTGAAGATTCTGAAAGAAAGACTTGGTTAGGAAACTACAAAGGAGATGAAAGATTTAAAGCAGCTTTAAGAATTGACCCGTTATTGAACGCCTGGGATATTAATTATAAGAGATTAAAAGAGTGGGGATATGACGTTTATCAAGAATTAACAGAATCAACTTTAAAAGAAATTCGCCGTTTCTTAAATGACTGGATTGATAGAATGAATCCGGTATATATGGCTGCTTCATTGCCACCTGCTTTTGTAGTACCAGAAGATTCAGCAAGATCGAGAATTGTTGAAGAATGTATCATTCCTGTTTCAAGAGAAAGAAATGTTCCTTTTGCAATGATGATAGGGGTTAAAAAACTAACCAATCCCTATTTACGAGTTGCGGGGGATAGTGTAGGTAAAAGTGATATCAGTACTGTAGAATACTTATGTGCGAAATATCCAAAGAATAAGTTTCTGGTAACAATGCTTGCGAGGGAAAATCAGCATGAATTATGTGTAGCTGCCAGAAAATTCAGAAACTTACTGGTATTTGGCTGCTGGTGGTTCCTAAATAATCCAAGCTTGATAGAAGAAATGACAAGAATGAGATTTGAACTTCTCGGCCCAAGTGTTATTCCTCAGCATTCAGACGCAAGAGTCCTTGACCAGTTAATTTATAAATGGTCTCATTCCAGAAAAATTATTGCTGATGTATTATTTGACAAATATAGTGATATTCTTGCCACAGGCTGGATTATAAAAGAAGATGAAATTATACGGGACGTTGAAAAAATATTTGGCGGAAACTTCTGGAGTTTCCTTGAAAGACAATTTTAA
- a CDS encoding VOC family protein encodes MIKGIEHVAIFAKDTAALKDWYIKMFEFRVVYDNGKGTYFLMAPDGAMIEFVKTGENGGVVGDKVSGIRHLALSVDNFEEMVDKLLAEKVEVVSEPAVSAAGIKTFFFRDPEGNVLHLIYRPQPLA; translated from the coding sequence GTGATAAAAGGAATTGAGCATGTTGCTATTTTTGCAAAGGACACTGCTGCTCTAAAGGATTGGTACATAAAAATGTTTGAATTTAGAGTGGTATACGACAATGGAAAAGGTACCTATTTCCTTATGGCACCGGATGGAGCGATGATTGAGTTTGTAAAAACAGGAGAAAATGGAGGCGTAGTAGGAGACAAGGTAAGTGGTATCAGACACCTTGCATTGTCGGTTGATAACTTTGAAGAAATGGTTGATAAATTGTTGGCAGAAAAAGTTGAGGTTGTTTCTGAACCTGCAGTTTCCGCTGCCGGAATAAAGACATTCTTCTTTAGAGACCCTGAAGGCAATGTTTTGCACTTAATTTATAGACCTCAGCCTCTTGCATAA
- the ltrA gene encoding group II intron reverse transcriptase/maturase — MNSKDMQRLQTTQQRGYPLNQEMEFQETAEVHSISSASKDRRNNVQRYTSNLLEMILDRENMKEAYKRVVANKGSHGVDGMEVDELLPYLKENWPTIKQQLLEGKYKPQPVLRVEIPKPDGGTRLLGIPTVLDRLIQQAIAQILSGIYDHTFSENSYGFRPGRSAKDAVTAAEVYINEGCTWVVDIDLEKFFDRVNHDILMTKLEKRIGDKRVLKLIRRYLESGVMINGIKVATEEGTPQGGPLSPLLANIMLDELDKELERRGHKFCRYADDCNIYVKSRSAGNRVMKSIKKFIETKLKLKVNEAKSAVDRPWKRKFLGFSFYTKENEVRIRIHEKSIKRLKEKVREITNRNKGISMEYRIRRLNQITTGWVNYFGLADAKRIMKALDEWIRRRLRACIWKQWKKIKTKYDNLVKLGLEKQKAWIYANTRKGYWRISNSQILNMTLTNKYFEDIGYKSLSKRYLIVH; from the coding sequence ATGAACTCGAAAGATATGCAAAGACTGCAGACAACTCAACAAAGAGGCTATCCGCTCAATCAAGAAATGGAATTTCAAGAGACAGCGGAAGTGCATAGTATATCATCGGCGTCAAAAGATAGAAGAAACAATGTACAAAGATACACCAGTAATCTGCTTGAAATGATACTAGACCGAGAAAACATGAAAGAAGCATACAAGCGAGTAGTTGCAAATAAAGGAAGCCATGGAGTCGATGGGATGGAAGTAGATGAACTTCTACCGTATCTCAAAGAAAACTGGCCGACCATAAAGCAACAATTACTGGAAGGAAAGTATAAACCACAACCAGTGCTGAGAGTAGAAATACCAAAACCAGATGGAGGAACAAGACTACTAGGAATACCTACAGTACTAGACAGACTAATACAACAAGCAATAGCCCAAATACTAAGTGGAATATACGACCATACATTCTCGGAAAATAGCTATGGATTCAGACCAGGACGCAGTGCAAAAGATGCAGTAACAGCCGCAGAAGTATATATAAACGAAGGATGCACATGGGTAGTAGATATAGACTTAGAAAAGTTCTTTGACAGAGTAAACCACGACATACTGATGACTAAATTAGAAAAGCGGATAGGAGACAAAAGAGTACTGAAGCTGATACGAAGATACTTAGAATCAGGAGTAATGATAAATGGAATCAAAGTAGCAACAGAAGAAGGGACACCACAAGGAGGGCCATTAAGTCCGCTATTAGCAAACATAATGTTAGATGAACTAGACAAAGAACTAGAAAGAAGAGGGCATAAATTCTGTCGGTATGCAGATGATTGCAACATATACGTAAAAAGCAGGTCAGCAGGAAACAGAGTAATGAAAAGCATAAAGAAATTCATAGAAACCAAATTAAAACTAAAAGTCAATGAAGCAAAAAGTGCTGTAGATAGACCATGGAAAAGAAAGTTCTTAGGATTCTCGTTTTACACAAAAGAAAACGAAGTAAGAATAAGAATCCATGAAAAATCCATCAAAAGGCTTAAGGAAAAAGTAAGAGAAATAACCAATCGAAACAAGGGAATAAGTATGGAATATAGAATACGTAGATTGAATCAGATAACGACAGGATGGGTTAACTACTTTGGATTAGCAGATGCGAAAAGAATAATGAAAGCCCTTGACGAATGGATAAGGCGTAGACTAAGAGCATGTATATGGAAACAATGGAAGAAGATAAAAACAAAATACGATAATCTAGTAAAATTAGGATTAGAAAAACAGAAAGCCTGGATATACGCTAATACGAGAAAAGGCTACTGGAGAATATCCAATAGCCAAATACTCAATATGACTCTTACAAATAAATACTTCGAAGACATAGGTTACAAGAGTTTATCAAAGAGGTATCTAATTGTACATTAA
- a CDS encoding LacI family DNA-binding transcriptional regulator, producing MATIDDIVKVSGVSRSTVFRFLNGSNVRAEAKKAIIQAMEQLNYKTDAIYKQQNIVIEISTSNNFESFKGFTEVVQGIAQRADEKGVRVHLVRRTGEQIIHDYTRWNMGEKLKGVIVIGKNIEDEQREAEMLLAKGIPHVFVNRVMDDPAISYVAVDLKQAAYEMVSYLIQKGHRNIAVCGNPQKFKVDRDKLEGYKKALQENEIKVSNKYYYEVETPDEWENSLRKMFSKECMPTAYFAICDSHAMKFIHIAQSQGYKVPEDIAVVGMDDVETAQYFKPALTTVHVPFKKMGTVAVDNLLQLITDDEVSCIKTIIKHKLMIRESCGKKPGSRSFELGE from the coding sequence GTGGCAACCATTGATGATATAGTTAAAGTATCGGGAGTATCCAGAAGTACAGTATTTAGATTTTTAAATGGCAGTAATGTTCGCGCAGAAGCAAAAAAGGCAATTATTCAGGCGATGGAACAATTGAATTATAAAACGGATGCCATCTATAAACAGCAAAATATAGTAATTGAAATAAGCACCTCAAACAATTTTGAATCTTTTAAAGGCTTCACCGAAGTAGTGCAGGGAATTGCTCAAAGAGCAGATGAAAAAGGAGTAAGAGTTCATTTGGTACGAAGAACCGGAGAGCAAATTATTCATGACTATACACGCTGGAATATGGGTGAAAAGTTAAAGGGTGTCATTGTTATTGGGAAAAACATAGAAGACGAGCAAAGAGAAGCAGAAATGTTGCTTGCTAAAGGAATTCCTCATGTTTTTGTGAACAGAGTGATGGATGATCCGGCCATCAGTTATGTTGCGGTAGATTTAAAGCAGGCAGCTTATGAAATGGTTAGTTATCTTATACAAAAGGGTCATAGAAATATTGCGGTGTGTGGAAATCCTCAAAAATTTAAAGTAGATAGGGATAAACTGGAGGGTTATAAAAAAGCGTTGCAAGAAAATGAAATAAAAGTGTCAAACAAGTATTATTATGAAGTAGAGACACCGGACGAATGGGAAAACAGTTTGAGAAAAATGTTTTCCAAAGAATGTATGCCTACAGCATATTTCGCGATTTGTGATTCCCATGCAATGAAATTTATTCATATAGCTCAATCACAAGGATATAAAGTTCCGGAGGATATTGCTGTAGTTGGCATGGATGATGTGGAAACTGCCCAGTATTTTAAGCCTGCGTTAACCACCGTACATGTACCATTTAAAAAGATGGGAACTGTTGCAGTGGATAATTTATTGCAATTGATAACTGACGATGAAGTGTCATGTATAAAGACTATAATCAAACATAAACTGATGATACGGGAATCATGTGGTAAAAAGCCCGGAAGCCGGAGTTTTGAGTTGGGAGAATAA
- the kduI gene encoding 5-dehydro-4-deoxy-D-glucuronate isomerase: MEIRYAANPTDAKNYTTERLRQDFLIQGLFIPGEIKMVYSHVDRIIVGGVCPTQPIKLEAGKEIGADYFLERREIGIINIGAKGIVTVDGTEYTLEARDGLYIGMGAKDVVFSSADSSNPAKFYFNSAPAHTSYPTVKIEISNANPIHLGSLEESNKRTIYQYVHPKVLKSCQLLMGMTVLEPNNVWNTMPCHTHDRRMEVYLYFDMPEEAVVFHLMGEPNETRHIVMRNEEAVISPSWSIHSGVGTRNYTFIWGMVGENQTFTDMDAVPMNELK; this comes from the coding sequence ATGGAAATTAGATATGCTGCAAATCCGACAGATGCAAAAAACTATACTACTGAAAGACTTCGTCAAGACTTTTTAATTCAAGGATTGTTTATTCCTGGAGAAATCAAGATGGTATACAGCCACGTGGACAGAATTATTGTTGGAGGCGTTTGTCCTACCCAGCCTATTAAGCTGGAAGCAGGCAAGGAAATAGGTGCTGATTATTTCCTTGAAAGAAGGGAAATCGGTATTATCAATATAGGGGCTAAGGGTATTGTTACGGTTGATGGTACAGAATATACTCTCGAAGCAAGAGATGGCCTATATATTGGTATGGGGGCAAAGGATGTTGTATTCTCCAGTGCTGATAGCAGTAACCCTGCAAAATTCTATTTTAACAGTGCACCGGCCCATACTAGCTATCCAACAGTTAAAATTGAGATTAGCAATGCGAATCCTATTCATCTTGGTTCACTGGAAGAATCAAACAAAAGAACAATTTACCAATATGTCCATCCGAAGGTTCTAAAAAGCTGCCAGCTCTTGATGGGTATGACAGTACTGGAGCCTAACAATGTATGGAATACCATGCCATGTCATACCCATGACCGCAGAATGGAAGTGTATTTGTATTTTGATATGCCTGAAGAAGCTGTTGTATTCCATTTAATGGGAGAGCCTAATGAAACAAGACATATCGTAATGAGAAATGAAGAAGCTGTTATTTCTCCAAGCTGGTCTATTCATTCCGGGGTAGGTACCAGAAATTACACATTTATCTGGGGAATGGTTGGAGAAAATCAAACATTCACGGATATGGACGCTGTACCGATGAATGAGTTGAAGTAA